One genomic window of bacterium includes the following:
- a CDS encoding undecaprenyl/decaprenyl-phosphate alpha-N-acetylglucosaminyl 1-phosphate transferase yields the protein MIDLPAELRKLTDSTKARRIHKTLTIRSGGISITVAFLLLYLLFFNDISTISTNTYFTILIGLIILTVLGILDDKFEIKGKYQLIVQLFVVSIVVLGGVQISEIDKGLPGIVILPDYIAKFVSVAWIMILINAINWVDGIDGLSTGIVSIAAFIISILNLQQGNVDVAILSMMLSGATSGYIPWNFPPNKGTFVGGTAINFGYLLGVISILGSTKSASSMLILLLPILDMIWVIINRINKHEILNPIKLLGISDKTHLHHRLLDLGLSVRQVTLIEYMIISIIGAILVYTSEASKTTALLSIGIIILGIFLLISFTNNHKRKNEK from the coding sequence TTGATTGACCTACCAGCCGAACTAAGAAAGCTTACAGATTCAACAAAAGCTAGAAGAATCCACAAAACATTAACTATAAGATCAGGTGGGATTTCTATTACTGTAGCATTTTTATTGCTTTATTTGCTCTTTTTCAACGATATATCAACTATTAGCACAAATACTTACTTCACAATTTTAATTGGGTTAATTATTTTAACCGTTTTAGGAATACTAGATGATAAGTTTGAAATAAAGGGGAAATATCAATTGATAGTACAATTATTTGTCGTCTCCATAGTAGTGCTAGGTGGCGTTCAAATTTCAGAAATTGACAAAGGTTTGCCAGGAATTGTCATATTACCTGATTATATTGCAAAATTTGTTTCTGTAGCATGGATTATGATTTTGATAAACGCTATTAATTGGGTAGATGGAATAGATGGATTGTCAACTGGGATTGTAAGTATTGCAGCATTTATTATTTCTATTTTGAACTTACAACAAGGAAATGTAGATGTTGCCATTTTGAGTATGATGCTTTCAGGAGCTACATCAGGATATATTCCTTGGAATTTTCCTCCAAACAAAGGTACATTTGTCGGAGGAACTGCAATAAACTTTGGTTACTTACTCGGTGTGATATCGATACTTGGATCTACCAAATCTGCTAGTTCAATGTTAATTTTACTTTTGCCTATTCTTGATATGATTTGGGTTATAATCAATAGGATCAACAAGCATGAAATACTAAACCCTATCAAACTCTTGGGAATTTCTGACAAAACTCACTTGCATCATAGGCTTTTGGACCTTGGATTAAGTGTAAGACAGGTAACGCTTATTGAATATATGATAATATCTATAATAGGAGCAATTTTGGTGTATACAAGTGAAGCAAGCAAAACAACTGCTTTGCTGAGTATTGGAATTATCATACTTGGCATTTTTCTTTTGATAAGTTTTACAAATAATCATAAACGAAAGAATGAAAAATAA
- a CDS encoding ZIP family metal transporter, which translates to MALALFSITTISFTSFLILIILSRKKLFARNLNLILALASGALLGEVFLHIIPEFSSLSSEIFSTIILLSVFSNYFVEIILNVRHCHNLEHHHEAETTKSSLRFRLIISDIVHNLLDGFTLFASFIISTELGIATTLAILLHEIPKEISSFAMLIEAGFTKTKAIKINLLTAIAGIVGVVVSNYANLSDYSEYLLAFVAGNFLYIAMTDILPELHLTESKKSGLLKLLAFSVGVAIMWLMK; encoded by the coding sequence ATGGCATTAGCACTATTTTCAATAACAACTATTAGCTTTACTTCGTTTCTTATACTTATAATCCTATCAAGGAAAAAGTTATTTGCCAGAAACCTAAATCTGATATTGGCACTAGCATCTGGAGCATTACTTGGAGAAGTATTTTTACATATTATTCCAGAATTCAGCAGTTTATCATCTGAGATATTTTCAACTATTATTCTTTTATCTGTTTTTTCAAACTACTTTGTAGAAATTATTTTGAATGTAAGACATTGCCATAATTTAGAACATCATCATGAAGCAGAAACAACAAAGAGTTCATTGCGTTTCCGTTTGATAATTTCTGATATTGTTCACAATCTTTTGGATGGATTTACTTTATTTGCAAGTTTCATAATATCAACTGAACTCGGTATTGCTACAACATTAGCAATATTACTTCATGAGATACCAAAAGAAATTAGCTCTTTTGCTATGCTTATTGAAGCAGGCTTTACAAAAACTAAAGCAATAAAGATAAACCTACTAACAGCTATTGCTGGTATAGTAGGGGTAGTTGTTTCTAACTATGCAAACTTGTCAGATTATTCAGAGTATTTGCTAGCATTTGTAGCAGGTAATTTTCTTTATATTGCTATGACAGATATACTTCCTGAGTTACATTTGACCGAGTCAAAAAAATCAGGCTTACTGAAGCTTCTTGCTTTTAGTGTTGGAGTAGCAATCATGTGGCTTATGAAGTGA
- the murB gene encoding UDP-N-acetylmuramate dehydrogenase gives MNIQKNVNLQPYLTLQTIAYADYFSTFQNISELIELLNFAKSQDLQVFFLGEGANTFCKSNFQGIVLKNDTKGVSIIRETNEYIYFQVASGENWHDFVMHTVSKNLFGLENLAFIPGSIGASPIQNINAYGFQMSDICTDVQVLDLETFEESTLENEDCKFKYRSSIFKNEARNKYFIASVTFKLSKINHINIDYGNTYGSVKQVLLEAGKDLSKLTSLDIAESIIRLRTKKLPDLNLTPNAGSIFVNVFCDKNEKERIETIEAKLREENPSLSKCEFYTENDNLYKIPAGWLVEAAGYKGKWFGNVGVSEKHALILVTNGKATGLELYDLVEKIQNSVYEMFGIRLEAEQNII, from the coding sequence ATGAACATACAAAAGAATGTAAACTTACAACCTTATCTTACTTTACAAACAATCGCATATGCTGACTATTTTTCTACATTTCAAAACATCAGCGAACTTATTGAACTTCTAAATTTTGCAAAATCACAGGATTTGCAGGTTTTCTTTCTTGGTGAAGGTGCCAATACATTTTGTAAATCAAACTTTCAAGGTATTGTTTTGAAAAACGACACAAAAGGAGTGAGCATTATTCGTGAAACAAATGAATACATATACTTCCAAGTTGCATCTGGTGAGAACTGGCATGACTTTGTGATGCATACAGTTAGTAAAAATCTTTTTGGATTGGAAAACTTAGCTTTTATTCCCGGAAGTATTGGTGCTTCGCCAATTCAAAACATAAATGCATATGGATTTCAAATGAGTGATATATGTACAGATGTTCAAGTGCTAGACCTTGAAACATTTGAAGAATCAACATTAGAAAATGAAGATTGTAAATTTAAATATAGAAGTAGTATTTTCAAAAATGAAGCAAGAAATAAGTACTTTATTGCTTCTGTAACTTTCAAACTTTCAAAGATAAATCATATAAATATTGATTATGGCAATACATATGGTTCAGTCAAGCAGGTATTGCTTGAAGCTGGAAAAGACTTATCTAAATTGACATCTCTAGATATTGCAGAATCAATAATTCGATTGAGAACAAAAAAACTACCTGATTTGAATCTCACTCCTAATGCCGGCTCTATATTTGTAAATGTCTTTTGTGATAAAAACGAGAAGGAACGAATAGAGACTATAGAAGCCAAGCTTAGAGAAGAAAATCCTTCACTATCTAAGTGTGAATTTTATACTGAAAATGATAATTTATATAAAATTCCAGCGGGTTGGTTGGTTGAAGCTGCTGGATACAAAGGGAAATGGTTTGGCAATGTAGGTGTATCAGAAAAACATGCATTGATTTTAGTTACGAATGGCAAGGCCACTGGTCTCGAACTTTATGATTTAGTAGAAAAGATTCAGAATAGCGTTTACGAAATGTTTGGAATCAGACTGGAGGCAGAACAAAATATTATTTAA
- a CDS encoding quinone-dependent dihydroorotate dehydrogenase: MKFYKKILKPILFKFHPDYVHIVIVKLGKILGHWALGRMILRKFFFYENKRLTQNIFGYEFKNPIGIGGGFDKNADLIKTLPACGFGFVEIGSVTARAYKGNKRPWSVRLPEDQSLIVNYGLKNIGADKIAQKIRNNGRSVPLIINIAKTNDITIKGNYSIADYVYSFQKLQEKADIINLNISCPNTGDGVLFCESPELLDKLFLALSKIEISKPILLKLKPDIDDNTLYKICDLAEKYLFIKGFIISNLTVHRENLIHTSLGSIEKFRGGISGTPVKDLSNDMISKVYKYTNGKFIIIGLGGVFNAKDAYEKISLGANLVEIVTGLIYEGPSVVKSINKGLIELLEVDGFTNIADAIGCKNK, translated from the coding sequence ATGAAGTTTTACAAAAAAATCTTAAAACCAATTTTATTTAAATTTCATCCAGATTATGTTCACATTGTTATTGTGAAATTAGGCAAAATTTTAGGACACTGGGCTCTTGGAAGGATGATTTTAAGAAAGTTTTTTTTCTATGAAAATAAACGATTAACTCAAAATATTTTTGGGTATGAATTCAAAAATCCGATTGGTATAGGTGGTGGGTTTGATAAAAATGCTGATTTGATAAAAACTTTGCCTGCATGCGGATTTGGCTTTGTAGAAATTGGATCAGTAACTGCTAGAGCTTATAAAGGTAATAAAAGACCATGGAGCGTCAGATTGCCAGAAGACCAAAGTTTAATAGTAAATTATGGTTTAAAGAATATCGGCGCAGATAAAATTGCGCAAAAAATTAGAAATAACGGAAGATCAGTTCCACTTATCATCAATATAGCGAAAACCAATGATATTACAATCAAAGGAAACTACTCAATAGCAGATTATGTATACAGTTTTCAAAAGTTACAAGAAAAAGCAGATATCATAAATTTAAACATTAGCTGTCCTAATACTGGTGATGGAGTTTTGTTTTGTGAATCTCCTGAGTTATTAGATAAATTGTTTCTTGCATTATCTAAAATAGAAATCAGCAAACCAATATTACTAAAGTTAAAACCAGATATTGATGATAATACTTTATACAAAATTTGTGATTTGGCTGAAAAGTATTTATTTATCAAAGGTTTCATCATATCAAACCTTACAGTTCATCGAGAAAATCTGATACATACAAGCCTAGGTTCAATTGAAAAATTTCGAGGTGGAATTTCAGGTACTCCAGTAAAGGATCTGTCAAATGATATGATAAGCAAAGTATACAAATATACAAATGGAAAGTTTATAATTATTGGACTTGGTGGAGTATTTAATGCGAAAGATGCTTATGAGAAAATATCTTTAGGTGCAAATCTTGTTGAAATTGTAACTGGGCTTATTTACGAAGGACCATCTGTTGTGAAATCTATAAATAAAGGCTTGATTGAACTACTGGAAGTAGATGGATTTACAAACATAGCAGATGCTATTGGGTGCAAAAATAAATAA
- a CDS encoding DUF2202 domain-containing protein: MKQTSILKNLKALYIILFLIITLFILTLFAFYNIVSRIRLANTGNENESLTFAEDLSQIDPSDLIDQTQDLEVDTTLTLSKEEVEDLQLMREEEKLAHDVYLSLYERWNIQIFRNISESEQKHTDSVARLLSKYNLFDPASDIAGKFVNQNIQNLYTELVNRAAVSANEALTVGAIIEDLDISDLEKTIGRTTNSDISLVYNNLQKGSRNHLRSFASALSRNGINYQPNYISNELYLNIISTAQEKGNMTKYRK; encoded by the coding sequence ATGAAACAAACCTCTATACTCAAGAACTTAAAAGCCCTATATATAATACTATTTTTAATTATAACTTTGTTTATACTTACATTATTTGCCTTTTATAATATAGTGAGTAGGATCAGATTAGCAAACACTGGAAATGAAAATGAATCTTTAACCTTTGCAGAAGATTTATCTCAAATCGATCCGTCTGATTTAATTGACCAAACCCAAGACTTAGAAGTAGATACTACTCTTACATTATCTAAGGAAGAAGTTGAAGACTTGCAATTGATGAGAGAAGAGGAAAAATTGGCACATGATGTATATCTGAGTTTGTATGAAAGATGGAATATACAGATTTTTCGTAACATTTCAGAAAGTGAGCAAAAACATACAGATTCAGTAGCTAGATTATTGTCAAAGTATAATCTCTTCGATCCAGCCTCAGATATTGCGGGTAAATTTGTAAATCAAAACATTCAAAACTTATATACTGAACTAGTAAATAGGGCTGCAGTTTCAGCTAATGAGGCTTTGACTGTTGGTGCAATAATAGAAGATCTGGACATATCTGATCTTGAGAAAACAATAGGTAGAACAACAAATTCAGATATATCGTTAGTATACAATAACTTACAAAAAGGGTCAAGAAATCATTTGAGATCCTTTGCATCTGCATTAAGTAGAAATGGTATAAACTATCAACCAAATTATATCTCAAATGAATTGTATTTAAATATAATTAGCACAGCACAAGAAAAAGGTAATATGACAAAGTATCGAAAATAA
- the upp gene encoding uracil phosphoribosyltransferase yields the protein MLRVLPYTHQLKVLYTLIRNKDTNNKDFVFYSDRIIRLLVEEGLNLLPVVDRKIVTPTGRMFEGYDFAGKVCAVSIVRAGESMEKAIREVCQSITIGKVLIQRNEENAQPVLYYSKLPKDVSERHVFLLDPMLATGGSAITAINLLKDNGVDESKIIFLNLISCPEGLKKVGDQFPNLEIVTGFVDQELNAKSYILPGLGDFGDRYFGTE from the coding sequence ATGCTCAGAGTTTTACCCTACACACATCAACTTAAAGTACTTTATACTTTGATTCGTAATAAAGACACAAATAATAAAGACTTTGTCTTTTACTCAGACAGAATTATTAGATTGCTTGTTGAAGAGGGATTGAACTTGCTACCTGTGGTTGACAGAAAAATTGTAACTCCTACAGGGAGAATGTTTGAAGGATATGACTTTGCAGGTAAAGTATGTGCTGTTTCAATAGTAAGAGCTGGTGAATCTATGGAAAAAGCGATTCGAGAAGTGTGTCAAAGTATCACAATTGGAAAAGTACTTATACAACGCAATGAAGAGAATGCACAACCCGTGCTTTACTATTCAAAACTTCCAAAAGATGTATCAGAACGACATGTGTTTTTACTTGATCCTATGCTTGCAACTGGAGGATCAGCCATAACAGCTATTAATTTGCTAAAAGATAATGGTGTTGACGAATCAAAAATAATATTTTTAAACTTAATTTCCTGTCCAGAAGGTTTGAAGAAAGTTGGAGATCAATTTCCAAACTTAGAAATTGTAACTGGCTTTGTGGATCAGGAACTAAATGCAAAATCATACATATTACCGGGACTTGGAGATTTCGGTGATAGATACTTTGGTACTGAATAG
- a CDS encoding thermonuclease family protein — protein MNHNYYLLKLFIFLGTFTSLFFLVGILKKNGYFLVDNECLVLEVYDGDTIQVKCNDGTYKVRLIGIDTPETHKPNTPVQCYGEEATEFAKSIFTNKLVKLEKDITNKDIYDRLLRYVWIGDLITNEIIAKKGYAYLLTIPPNVKYTDTFKKAITEAQENNLGLWNDCKNVDKRAK, from the coding sequence ATGAATCATAATTATTATTTGTTGAAGCTATTTATATTTTTAGGCACCTTCACTTCCTTATTTTTTTTAGTTGGTATTTTGAAGAAAAACGGATATTTTTTAGTTGATAATGAATGCTTAGTTTTAGAAGTTTATGATGGAGATACTATTCAAGTTAAGTGTAATGACGGCACATATAAAGTCAGACTAATTGGTATAGATACACCAGAAACACATAAGCCAAATACGCCTGTGCAGTGTTACGGTGAGGAAGCTACAGAATTCGCAAAAAGTATTTTTACGAACAAATTGGTTAAATTGGAAAAAGATATTACAAACAAGGATATTTATGATAGATTATTAAGGTATGTATGGATCGGAGATTTAATAACAAATGAGATAATAGCAAAAAAGGGATATGCCTATCTACTTACAATTCCCCCTAATGTCAAATATACTGACACCTTCAAGAAAGCAATAACTGAAGCACAAGAAAATAATTTAGGACTTTGGAATGATTGTAAGAATGTAGACAAAAGAGCAAAGTAA
- the rsmA gene encoding ribosomal RNA small subunit methyltransferase A yields MNHNFKKHFGQNFLQSEYYLHEILNVINPTNQELILEVGPGDGSLTEKLIDSEATIISIEIDRTLYTGLKEKFLSLNKKNNWSLVEDDILNLELNNFGATKLVGNLPYNISKKIISNFLNSNIETGVFLIQKEVAEDYSGKVPNSTSLANIVQSFGSCEYLLTVPKKHFFPAPKVDGGLIKIVKNTDLNFENRDKLIKFIHAMFASPRKTIGNNLKNYLSSFNENIGRDEIERILSNLQIKLTSRPQEIEFKNFIAIFEMISKQSNDR; encoded by the coding sequence ATGAATCACAATTTCAAAAAACACTTTGGACAAAACTTTTTGCAGTCTGAATACTATCTCCATGAAATTTTGAATGTCATAAATCCAACAAATCAAGAGTTGATTTTAGAAGTTGGACCAGGTGATGGATCACTGACAGAAAAGTTGATTGATTCAGAAGCAACCATCATTTCTATTGAAATTGATAGAACTTTATATACAGGGCTAAAAGAGAAGTTTTTAAGCTTAAATAAAAAAAATAACTGGTCTTTGGTAGAAGATGATATATTGAATTTAGAATTAAATAATTTTGGAGCTACGAAACTTGTGGGGAACCTTCCTTATAATATAAGTAAAAAGATTATCAGTAATTTCCTAAATTCTAATATTGAAACTGGGGTATTTTTGATACAAAAGGAAGTTGCTGAAGATTATTCAGGAAAGGTTCCCAATTCAACCTCTCTAGCAAATATAGTTCAATCTTTCGGATCTTGTGAATACTTACTAACTGTTCCAAAGAAACATTTTTTCCCAGCACCCAAAGTTGATGGTGGACTTATTAAAATAGTTAAAAATACAGATTTAAATTTTGAAAATAGAGATAAATTAATCAAATTTATACACGCGATGTTTGCTTCCCCTAGAAAAACTATAGGAAACAATTTGAAAAATTATTTATCATCATTTAATGAAAATATCGGGCGCGATGAAATCGAAAGAATTCTAAGCAACTTGCAAATTAAATTAACTTCAAGACCACAAGAAATAGAATTTAAAAATTTCATTGCGATATTTGAGATGATTTCAAAGCAATCAAATGATAGATAG
- the dnaK gene encoding molecular chaperone DnaK — translation MSKIIGIDLGTTNSCMAVLQGGQPVVIPNSQGGNTTPSIVAKTKDGKEVVGVVAKNQMVTNPKQTFYSIKRLIGRRWDDPEVQRDVKLLPFDLRKSDKDGVEIKFGDEWLPPEAISAKVLGKLKADAEAYLGEKVTEAVITVPAYFDDSQRQATKNAGRIAGLNVQRIINEPTAAALAYGLDKKKDETIAVYDLGGGTFDITILELGDGVFEVKSTNGDTHLGGDDFDQVLIDYLAEEFNKETGINLKADPLALQRLKEAAEKAKIELSSAQSTDINLPFITADASGPKHLNKNLTRAEFENLVGGLVEKSIDAVKKALADAGMQKGDIEEVVMVGGMTRMPLVIKAVKEFFGKEPNKSVNPDEVVAIGAAVQGGVLTGDVKDITLLDVTPLTLAIETMGGVATPMIPRNTTIPTEKTQIFSTAADNQPSAEIVVVQGERPKALDNKILGRFVIDIAPAPRGVPQIEISYKIDANGILNVSAKDKATGKESGITITASTSMTESEIEKMVKDAEVNAEKDKLYKEKTELKNNALSLVFQVEKLLEDAGDKIDENKKAEIETLNKEVKEMAEKEDFNEASLKVKTDELNQKIQAATTEMYQKASQAQQNMGDQTPGSAAENPESSNAKQAEDGEVVG, via the coding sequence ATGTCAAAAATTATAGGTATCGATCTCGGTACAACAAACTCATGTATGGCAGTCCTTCAAGGAGGACAACCAGTTGTTATCCCAAACTCGCAAGGTGGTAATACAACTCCCTCAATAGTTGCAAAAACCAAAGATGGAAAAGAAGTAGTTGGAGTTGTTGCTAAAAACCAAATGGTTACAAATCCAAAACAAACTTTTTACTCAATCAAGAGACTTATTGGAAGACGATGGGATGATCCAGAAGTTCAAAGAGATGTTAAATTACTTCCATTTGATCTTAGAAAGTCTGACAAGGATGGAGTTGAGATAAAGTTTGGTGATGAATGGCTACCACCAGAAGCAATTTCTGCAAAAGTTCTAGGAAAATTGAAAGCAGATGCTGAAGCTTATCTAGGTGAAAAAGTAACTGAAGCTGTAATTACAGTTCCTGCATATTTTGATGATAGTCAAAGACAAGCTACAAAAAATGCTGGAAGAATTGCAGGACTTAATGTCCAAAGAATTATTAATGAACCTACTGCAGCAGCTCTTGCATATGGACTTGATAAGAAAAAAGATGAAACGATTGCTGTTTATGACCTTGGTGGTGGAACTTTTGATATAACTATTCTTGAATTAGGCGATGGAGTTTTCGAAGTTAAATCAACAAATGGAGACACGCATTTGGGAGGTGATGATTTTGATCAAGTCTTGATAGATTATCTTGCAGAAGAATTCAACAAAGAGACGGGTATAAATTTGAAAGCAGATCCTTTGGCTTTGCAAAGGCTTAAAGAAGCTGCAGAGAAAGCGAAAATTGAACTTAGTTCAGCTCAATCAACAGATATCAACTTGCCATTTATAACTGCAGATGCAAGTGGTCCAAAACATTTGAACAAAAACCTGACAAGAGCAGAGTTTGAGAATTTAGTTGGTGGATTGGTTGAAAAATCAATAGATGCAGTAAAGAAAGCATTAGCTGATGCTGGAATGCAAAAAGGTGATATTGAAGAAGTAGTTATGGTTGGAGGTATGACTAGAATGCCATTGGTAATAAAAGCTGTCAAGGAATTCTTTGGAAAAGAACCCAATAAATCAGTCAATCCTGATGAAGTCGTTGCAATAGGAGCTGCAGTTCAAGGTGGAGTTTTGACAGGTGATGTAAAAGATATTACTTTACTAGATGTGACCCCACTAACACTAGCAATTGAAACAATGGGAGGAGTTGCAACACCTATGATTCCTAGAAACACAACTATTCCAACTGAAAAGACCCAAATTTTTTCTACTGCAGCTGACAACCAGCCAAGCGCGGAAATAGTAGTAGTTCAAGGAGAAAGACCAAAAGCTTTGGATAACAAAATACTTGGTCGCTTTGTCATAGATATTGCTCCAGCACCAAGAGGTGTACCTCAAATAGAAATTAGCTATAAAATTGATGCAAATGGAATTTTGAATGTATCTGCAAAGGATAAAGCTACTGGGAAAGAGAGTGGAATTACCATAACTGCTTCTACTTCTATGACAGAAAGCGAGATTGAGAAAATGGTGAAAGATGCTGAAGTGAATGCTGAAAAAGATAAGCTTTACAAAGAAAAAACTGAGCTTAAAAACAATGCCTTATCCTTAGTCTTTCAAGTTGAGAAATTATTGGAAGATGCAGGTGACAAAATAGACGAAAACAAAAAGGCTGAAATTGAGACTTTAAATAAAGAAGTTAAAGAAATGGCAGAAAAGGAAGACTTCAATGAAGCAAGCTTGAAAGTCAAAACGGATGAATTAAATCAAAAGATTCAAGCAGCAACTACAGAAATGTATCAAAAGGCATCTCAAGCACAACAAAATATGGGAGATCAAACTCCTGGTAGTGCAGCTGAAAACCCAGAATCATCAAATGCCAAACAAGCAGAAGACGGAGAAGTAGTCGGTTAA
- a CDS encoding YqaE/Pmp3 family membrane protein: protein MSLFRVILAIFFPPLAVFDKGCGSIVLVFILTALGWIPGVIGALVILNSPN from the coding sequence ATGTCATTATTTAGAGTCATACTAGCAATTTTCTTTCCTCCTTTAGCTGTATTTGATAAAGGTTGTGGAAGTATAGTTTTAGTATTTATACTTACAGCCTTAGGCTGGATACCTGGAGTTATAGGTGCTTTAGTTATATTAAATAGTCCTAATTAA